ACGTGCGTGGCCAGGATAGGGCAGCCCTGCTGTCAGCCGGTCTTGGCCAGGACGCTGCGCACGCGCTCGACGAGCTCGATGGGGTCGACGGGCTTGGTGATGTAGTCGGCGGCCCCCGCCTTCAGGCCCAGGTCGACGTCGAGCGACGTGGCCTTGGCCGACAGGAGGATCACCGGCATCCCGCGGAGGTCGTCGTCGGCGTTCACCTCGTTCAGGACCTTCATGCCGTCGAGCTTGGGCATCATGATGTCGAGAATCACGACGTCGGGCTTGTCCGACCGCATGGCCTCCAGCCCCTCGAGGCCGTCGCCCGCGGTGCTGACGTCGAACCCCTCTGACTCGAAGCTCAGCTGGAGCATGCGCCGAACGACGGGGTCGTCATCGACGATGAGAACGCTCTCGGCCATGCACGTACGGTACCTGCTCCGGTCCCGCCGGTGCCCTTACCAGCCGCCCCACTCGCGGTCGGCCGTACCGGTCCGGTAGCAGTCACGGAGGTGTTCGAGCCAGGCCACGCTTTCGACCAGGCCGCCCGGTCGGTTGCGGGCCAGCCACAGGCGGCGGTGCTCGTCGATGAGGCCGTCCAGTTCGTCGGCCAGATCCTGGCGGCGGGCGGCGGGGATCGAGGACAGCCACCCGTCTCCTTCCAGGCGCAGGCGGGCGTCCCGGCACAGCAGCGACACCAGCGCGGCGCCGCCTCTGAGCTCGTCGACAACGAGGACGCCGTCTTCCCGATCGGGCTTGGCGCGTGAGAGACGGTCGACGCACTCGGCCAGTCCCGCATCGACACGAACAAGATCGTCGACGGTCAGCCCGTCGCTGAACGTCCGCCCGAGCTGCAGCTGGGGCCAGTAGAGGTGCATCACCAGCACCGACATGTTCCAGATGTTGGGGACGACGCCGAGGTAGGCGTCGCCGAGGGCGACGAGCGCGGCGCCCAGGTCGCCACTGGAGTCCTGGAAGCAGTGCACGTCGAGGGCGGCGGCCAGGTCGAGGTCGCGGTTGGCATCGAGGCACCAGGACACGGCGGCGCCGTACGCGAACCCTGGCTCGCTGACCGGCAGGTACTGGAGGTGGCCCATGTCGCCCCAGTCGGTCGTGAGGTACCCAGGAGACCCGTTGGTCCGACCCGCCTCTGCCGCAGCCCGGCAGTTGCCGATCATGTTCGTGACCCGACCGAGGACGCTGAGCCAGCTGGAGGTGCCGGGGCATACCCAGTGCCGCACCCCGGCCTTGGTCAGGGCGGCGGTGCGATCGGCGAAGGGATGCCAGTCCTCGTAGCCCCACTCGCACACCGTCACCCCGTCGGGGAGCTCGACCAGAGTGTCGGGGTGGTTGGCCAGGATGTCGCCCCAGATCAACATCTCCCGGCCCGACAGCTCAGGGATGTCTCGAAGGGTCCGAACCCAGCTGATGTAGTCACCGATCCGTTCGGGCGGAAGCTCCCACGGCTCGTCCAGCCCGACCTGTACCCGCCGGCTGGTGAAGGCCGGCAGCAGCTCGGCGAGGAGCTCGCGAACCAGGGCCAGCGATCCCGGCTTGAGCGGATCGATCGTGGTGGGCGCGTGAAGATGTCCACGAGCATCGGGCCAGCCGTCGGGAGCGATGGCCAGAGACCGGTAGCGCTCGTGGGCGAGCCACCGGCCCATATGGCCCAGGCAGTTCTGGTTGGGCACGAGCTCGACGTGGCGCGTCCGGCAGAACGCGTCGAGTCGCCGTACCTCGTCGGCGCTGAGCGGTCTGGCGCCACGCCAGACCTCCTCGTGGCCGCGGTAGGCAAAGGTGTGCTCGAAGTAGAGCTGCACCTGGTTGACCTTCCACGACGCCAGCCGCTCCACCAGCGTCTCCAGGGTCTCTATCGTCGGAACCTTGTCACGGGAGATGTCGAGCATCACCCCCCGGACCGGGAAGTCGGGCCAGTCCCCGACGGTACCGACCGGGAGGACGCCGCCGTGAAGATGGGCGAGCTGGTCGAGTGTGGCCCGGCCGTAGAAGACGCCGGCGTCGTCGCCTGCGGCAAGGTGCACCGTATCGGTGTCGATCCGTAGCTCGTACCCCTGGGCGGGCAGCGACGGGTCAAGGCGCGTGACCGGCGGCCGGCGCGCCACGAGCTCGTCGCCGAGCGACAGATGACGGGGTCGCGGGAGGAGGTTCACCGACCGACCTGCAACTGCTTGCGGTACACGAAGAAGACGCGGCTCACCGTGCCCCCCAACCTGGCGTAGGGGACGATGGGACCGACCCACGCGACCTCGGCCCGCCGGCGTCCGGCCGATCGCATTCGATGGAGGGCGCCGAGCACGAGCGGCTCTCCGACGCCCTTGCCGATGAGGTCGGGGCGCACGGCGACCGGGCCCAAGAGGCCTCTGCGATTGACGTCGTAGGCGCAGAAGCCGGTGATCCCCTCGTCATCGCGTGAAACGAGGAGTGTTCCCTTGTCGAGGGCCCGCAGCGCCTCGGCCGACCAGTTGCTCCAGTGGCGGTCCAGCCAGTCCTCGAGCTCGGGCCGGTTGTTCGCCGCCGCCAGCTCGGTTCCCGCCGGGTCCGCCTTCAGGGCGTCCAGGTCCATGGCCATGTTGTAGTTGGCCTCGGCGCGCGTGTAGTGGTGGCGCTCGAGCAGGCAGAGCATCGGCGTCTGGCTCGTCTCCACCCCCGGGAACAGGTAGTAGGGAGCGTCGGCGCCCACCGTCACCGACCTCGTGCCGGCCAGGTCTGCTTCGGCGGCCTCGAGCAGGGCGTGACCGTGGCCGCGTCCGCGGGCGGACGGATCGACCACGAGCAGGCGGACGTAGCCACCGCCCTCGCCCTCGACCGTGGCGACCACGCCAACGTCCGGGTCGCCCCGGACGGTCGCCGGCTGGTCCGGCGCGAAGAGGGCTCCCATCAGCTCGTCCGCCTCTGGCGGATCACTGAGGCCCCGACGGCACAGCTCGGCGATCGCAGGCAGGTCGCCGGAGCCGAGCCGCTCCAGCGAGAGACCCGGCGCCTTCCTCATCCGCCTGCCCATGTGTCAGCCACAGCCGCGTCGAGGGCGGGCAGCTGCTCCAGCATCGAGGCCAGGAGCTGGATCTGGGCCCGGCACCGGTCCCGGTTCTGGCCCGGTCGGAAGATCCGGAAGTAGACGTCGCCAGCGAGATAGTCGGTCAGAAAGCGCACCGCCTGCTCGTACACCACCACGGCCCCGGAGAGCGACAGCAGCGCCACCTCGGGCGGGGTGATCCATTCGGCCGCCTCCTGCCTATAGCCCGCGACCAGAGCGCGCGCCAGGTCGAGATCCATCGCCACCCGGCGCAGGTCACGCTCGTCTTCGGGTGCCCGGCAGGTGGCGCTGCGCAGGAGGTCTCCGACATCCCAAAGGATCGAGCCGGGCATGACCGTGTCGAGGTCGGTGATGCAGACGACCCGGCCCGTGTCGTCGTCGAAGAGCAGGTTGTCGACCTTGGCGTCGTTGTGGGCCACACGACGAGGCACATCGGTTCCGACGAGGCGCCGCCCGGCTTCGGCCAGATCCCGGTGACCCAGCACGAACCCGATCTCGTCGCTGACTTCGGTCGACCGGCCGGTGGGATCGTCACGGAGGACGCGCTCGAGCGCTGCCAGCCGCCGCTCGGGGTCGTGAAATCCGGGGATGGTCTCGCCCACCAGGGCAGGGTCGAGGTCGACCAGGAGACGGTGGAGCTCTCCGAAGGCCCGACCGGCCTCGAAGACCTGCGCCGGGTTGGCGAGCGAGAGCGAGCTGTGCGTCCGCTCGACGAAGTCGACGCATCGCCACACGCCACCGGCTGTGTCGCGCCAGCTCGGCTGGCCCTCGCGGGTGGGGACCACCCGCAGCACCCGGCGATCGAGATCCCCCTCACCCGCAGCCGCGAGGCGGTGCCGCAGGTGGGCGGACACGAGCTCCAGGTTCGCCACGACCACGTCGGGCGCCGCGAACACCGTCGGGTTCAGGCGCTGGAGCAGGTACCGACGAGGGCCACCTCGGCCAGTCCCACAGGTGACGAGGTGGGTCTGGTTGATGTTGCCCTGGCCGTAGGGCTGGACACCACTGACCGGCGCCATCAGGGCGAACTGGGCGGCGACGCCCGCCGGGTCCGCACCCGTGCTCGTCGTGGCGCCGATCGGCATCCGCGAACGGTACCCATCCTTCGAGGGCATGCTCGGCTGGGCCACAGAGGCTCAGCGCTCGACGAGCGCCCACCTCGCCGGCTCGCCGTCGACCTCCCGGAGGACGCCCCGAGCCTGCAGCGCCCGCAGGTGAGCCATGG
The DNA window shown above is from Acidimicrobiales bacterium and carries:
- a CDS encoding phosphotransferase, yielding MPIGATTSTGADPAGVAAQFALMAPVSGVQPYGQGNINQTHLVTCGTGRGGPRRYLLQRLNPTVFAAPDVVVANLELVSAHLRHRLAAAGEGDLDRRVLRVVPTREGQPSWRDTAGGVWRCVDFVERTHSSLSLANPAQVFEAGRAFGELHRLLVDLDPALVGETIPGFHDPERRLAALERVLRDDPTGRSTEVSDEIGFVLGHRDLAEAGRRLVGTDVPRRVAHNDAKVDNLLFDDDTGRVVCITDLDTVMPGSILWDVGDLLRSATCRAPEDERDLRRVAMDLDLARALVAGYRQEAAEWITPPEVALLSLSGAVVVYEQAVRFLTDYLAGDVYFRIFRPGQNRDRCRAQIQLLASMLEQLPALDAAVADTWAGG
- a CDS encoding response regulator, translating into MAESVLIVDDDPVVRRMLQLSFESEGFDVSTAGDGLEGLEAMRSDKPDVVILDIMMPKLDGMKVLNEVNADDDLRGMPVILLSAKATSLDVDLGLKAGAADYITKPVDPIELVERVRSVLAKTG
- a CDS encoding family 20 glycosylhydrolase; the protein is MNLLPRPRHLSLGDELVARRPPVTRLDPSLPAQGYELRIDTDTVHLAAGDDAGVFYGRATLDQLAHLHGGVLPVGTVGDWPDFPVRGVMLDISRDKVPTIETLETLVERLASWKVNQVQLYFEHTFAYRGHEEVWRGARPLSADEVRRLDAFCRTRHVELVPNQNCLGHMGRWLAHERYRSLAIAPDGWPDARGHLHAPTTIDPLKPGSLALVRELLAELLPAFTSRRVQVGLDEPWELPPERIGDYISWVRTLRDIPELSGREMLIWGDILANHPDTLVELPDGVTVCEWGYEDWHPFADRTAALTKAGVRHWVCPGTSSWLSVLGRVTNMIGNCRAAAEAGRTNGSPGYLTTDWGDMGHLQYLPVSEPGFAYGAAVSWCLDANRDLDLAAALDVHCFQDSSGDLGAALVALGDAYLGVVPNIWNMSVLVMHLYWPQLQLGRTFSDGLTVDDLVRVDAGLAECVDRLSRAKPDREDGVLVVDELRGGAALVSLLCRDARLRLEGDGWLSSIPAARRQDLADELDGLIDEHRRLWLARNRPGGLVESVAWLEHLRDCYRTGTADREWGGW
- a CDS encoding GNAT family N-acetyltransferase; this translates as MRKAPGLSLERLGSGDLPAIAELCRRGLSDPPEADELMGALFAPDQPATVRGDPDVGVVATVEGEGGGYVRLLVVDPSARGRGHGHALLEAAEADLAGTRSVTVGADAPYYLFPGVETSQTPMLCLLERHHYTRAEANYNMAMDLDALKADPAGTELAAANNRPELEDWLDRHWSNWSAEALRALDKGTLLVSRDDEGITGFCAYDVNRRGLLGPVAVRPDLIGKGVGEPLVLGALHRMRSAGRRRAEVAWVGPIVPYARLGGTVSRVFFVYRKQLQVGR